TGGGAATCAACATAAGCTATATGCCTCAGTGCAGCAGCCTCCAAATATCGGTAACCAAGGCTTGGTGCAGGGTCCTCCTAGTCACACCGTCTTCGGTGCACAACCGCCCCCACTCCATTCCAGGTACCCGGTGACCACGCAGCAGCGGCCGATGAATCCAGCACAGAACAACATTCAGAGAATGATGATGCAACAAAGCCTCCAAATGAAGCCCGACTCTAGGATGGACGCACAGATGGACCAAGTCCAGCACAGTCAGGCGATTCCAGCTACACCTACATCTCACAGTTCAGAGGCAGGCAGCCCTGGGCTTTCAGCGCATGACCCAGCTGCAGTCACATCGACATCTAAGCCGCTCAACTCCCCAAAGGACAATTATGCCGGGAACGAAACTTCAGTGCCGCCTTCGTCTAGCCAAGGCATGCTGCAGAGGCAGATTTCAGGTGGAACATCATCCAGCCAAGGCATGCTGCAGAGGCAGATTTCAGGTGGATCATCATCCAGCCAAGGCATGCTGCAGAGGCAGATTTCAGGCGGGTTGCTGCCTGTGCATGGACAAGAGGTGGGTGGCTCGTGGCACCACCAGCAGCTGTCTAGGCCGCAGCTGCCTCCTCCGCACCATCAGCAGCTCCAGCAGAGACCAGTTGGTCCAGGCAGCATGTATGCTCCCCCAAACCCAGGGTCAGGTGCTGCGGGCAGCATGTATGCTCCCCCAAATCCAGGGCCGGGCTGACGGAATCTCGACACCGGCTGGTCGTATGCATGGAGCATCCCTTGTCTCTGAAATCCAAAGTTACTGTACAGGTACGCACTTGTTTCCCTACCGACTCGCCGGCATAGGTTCTGCATATTATCTCGCAACCTGATGTTTTGACGTTTCGTGTGTTTGTCAGGTGTCGGGCCAATGTATGGGATGGAATGGAAGCCGCCGCTGACAGTGGTCCTGAACAAACCGACTTTTGCTGTTTTGTTGTTAGGTGGTAGATAAGAAGATGATTTGGCAATGCATTGCCACCCCTCCTTTTTGAGGTTGGTCGGCTGCAGTCAGTCTAGATAAGCGAGATAGTTTGATATGATGATGGTAGCTGGTGGAGGAGGAGGTGCTTGTTGCGTGCGACAGCTAACTTGTGTTTTGTTTTCCGTGTCTCTGTCGGATGGATGATAGCCGGAAGGCTGTACATGCTGCTGCTTCTTGGTTGGTGGTAGAGTCTGTGTCTCTGAGTAGTGACTGTATAAACTTGTTGTCGTTTTAACTTATAACAGTGGTACAACAAGGAAGTTGATTATATGTCAACATAAAGTTGAAAGAGTGCCCCGTTTGCATTGGATCCATCCATCTATCGTCTATTCAGCAGTGCTACTGTAATCTACTTGTACCTCACCCGTCCCGGCAAACGGCTGAGCTCAGCGGCTGGCTGTTCCATGCACTACTATTTTCCACTACAGATATGCCATCCAGTTGAGTCTAGATGCTCAGCCAGCGGTGAAGATGAACCGAATGAAAGCGATATCTGTACAGTACAGTTAGATAGGGGAGCTGGATAGCTTGGCAGACGCGCAGCGGTGAAAGTCCCAAATCAAGGAAAGGAAAGCGATATCTAGTCTCATCCCCGAACCCCCACCAAGTTCCACATCCACCATCTCTCTGATTGTTTCTTGTCGCCATGGCCGCCCACGGCAAGCCCAAGCCCAAGCCGCCCGGCgcccccgcgccaccgccgcccccaccaccgccGACGGCGGCAGAGGCGAAGAAGGGCTTCATGCGCCGGATGTTCCCCTTCCTCCTCGCCGTCAACGCCTTCGTCGGCGGTCAGCACCCCATCCCGATCTCACTCCCCTCCTGCTATACTGCTACTCCGCGTGCGTCAGTGCCACTGGATTCGATCCTCTTCTCTGGAGTGGATGGGATCCAAGACGCCGGCCATGGCGGCCTCCCACTGTTGCAATCCATCCATTTCCCCCATGGGGTTTGCTTCTTTCTTTGGTTTGTTATTAATCCCTCTTCACCATCTCACATCCCCTGCTTGGCAACCTACAGCCTACATGCTCGTCAGGACCTACTACAAGGATTCCCCGGCCAAGACCGCCGACTCTGCCGCTGCCACTGCAACGGCGTCgaccccgtctgccaccgccgAGTCCCCTGAGCCGCCGGTGGCAACGCCTGCCAAGGTGCTGCCGCCGATCCCCGAGGACGAGCAGCGCCGGGTCTACAAGTGGATGCTGGAGGAGAAGCGCAAGGTGAAGCCACGCGACGCCGCCGAGAAGAAGAGGCTCGACGACGACAAGGCCCTGCTCAAGCAGATCATCCGCGCCGACACCCTCCCGGTGCTCTGAGACCGGATGAATGGCTGAAGCTCACCACCAGATTGATCGATGTTGCTGTTTGCGTCTGTCATTGCTTTGCCTCATGTCTCTTCTCTGCTAAAGAGAATGGTTTGGTTGGACTCTTTAGTTAGTTGATTGTGTCGTGTGGTACTGTTATTATTATCATCTTATAAGTTAGTTCGACGCCGAGATGCCCATCTCGAGCTGCTTTATTTATGTGGATTTCTTGCTTGTGTTGCTCTATGCTTCTTCAAGATAAGGATTTGGTTCGTCTCGAACAAGATATTCAACTGACTGATTCATGTGTCACAAGTTTTTGTTTTCTGTGGTTGTGGATGCAAACTGATTCTTTGCAGCGAGCTTGCGGTGTTTCCTGTGGGTTTACCCTTCCTTTACTTTTCTCTCTTCTGTCTTCTTACATTGATGCCTCGGCCCAGCCTATATATTTCCTTGCCAGCAAAATTAAAATACAATGCACTCATGCTGAAACTTTCAGTACAAAAACTAAGAAACTGCAGCTGGCCCGGGGCACAATTTCGTCCATTCAGTTAAATACTTGCAGCCCGGTGTAAGTGTCAGTGTCTATACGAGTGTGAATGTAGTAGGTCTGTGATAGCAACATCAGGAGCCAAAATTGAGCTCCTCCAGTGGCCCCAGGAGGCCTGGCTGGTGGTTACAGATAGCCACACATCCAAGCTGCCCTGAATAACATCCACTAGCTCGGCTGCTGCTCCTCCTTCCCCATTCTCCAATATCAGAATTGGAGGGCTTCTGGTGCAGCGCCGCGCTCAATGCCGGGCAGCATCCGAATCTCAGGCAagtcatccccccccccccccccctctcttctgGTTTGCAATATTTTTATCCAAAACTTCAATATGAATCGAATAACATACTGTTGTTCTGGAGGCGAGAACTGACGGTGTTCGTTTTTTGATTTTGCTGTGCAGACATTCGACCACCGGTCACAGCTCCACTCTTCTTGCAAGGTTTGTTGGTGTCTTCTGATTTCACTCTACTTTTCCCGTTACATCGGTTGCTGTTTGCGAATGTCGTATCATTTTGGATGCAGTTAATGTAGGGAAAAAAGAGTACATCGGAGACATAGGGCAAGATGGATTCTCCCTGTAATCCCATTCCCGTACCACCTTTCACTTGTTTTTACTTGCGTTTTACCTTTCTAATTCCACAAAATGCGCATCGAGAATGTATCTCACACCAAGATGATATATGTGCAGTCCTGTTACATCGATTCGTGATAGCATGGTGATGACGCTGTACAATGCAGACAAGGAATTGGTATCCAAAACAGGTTTATTTGTTGGTTCATTAAGCTTTTCTTCTGTTTATCATCTGCACACCTGTCAGTTAACATGCCTCACTATTTTCTGTAAATCATCACAGAGGTGAAGACAAAGTTGATTGTTGAGTTGGGAACAATGGATGTTATTTTTACTCTTGATAGTGGAGGGACAATTATTCTCCAGTTGCAGTTTCTTCTCAGTGATGAAGATCGCAAGCGCATCCAAGAGATGGTGAGATGCTTCTTTTATGATTTATGCTATTTCCATGAAAGCTTGAAAAATTATTTTTCTTGAAAGGTTCAGTTTAAGTTAAAGTATACAGTATATGTGTTTTTACTGTTTCTTTTTATTCAGAGGAACTCTGTGATGAAAAGAAAGCAGCAAGAGCTACTTGGGAATGGCGATGAATTTTATTTCCAAGGTAATTTGCTATAAATTACAGTTTTTTTTAAAACGCACATTTGGAATTCCATGGAACAAATTGAGcattaggtgtgtgtgtgtgtgtgtgtgtgtgtgtgctcccTGAATGAAAGGTTCAGAAAATTAGTCACCAGTTAAAATGCAGTTGATACGAACACCCTGCAAGAGTTCTGTTTCTTACAAATGGCTTTCAAATTTTATCAGAAGATAGCCCACTGCCTAAAGAGCATGCAGAAGATATCCCCGGCATCCCAAGCAAAGATGACCAATTGACGCTTCAGAAGAGCATGTCGTTGGATGATCTGAAAAATAGGGTCTTCTTCTCCGAAACAAGTGTAGATTCTGACATGGTGGCTTCTAAGGACATACCACTGCAAATTGGTGGCAATACTTCGATGCTCGAAGGTCCCATCGACATCGATTCCGAGAAAGGACAGGGTAAACCAAAGAGTAGATCAAGCAGCGCGGTGAAGAAGATGATAAGTGCCTTCGAAAGCAGCTCCCCACAGGTTCAGAATCCATCCCTATACAGAGAAACGATCGCCTTGTTGCTTAAATTCTGTTGTCACACACTGAAGAAAGTGCAGATAATATTACACCGACTTCTCAAGTTTGCCTGGCCTGCAGGGTCTGCCTTTGGTGCCAAGGATCAGATCAGAGAGCTCGTTGGAAGAGATGCCGTCGGTTTCTTCTTCAGAGACTTCCACCAACCCTTCACGCAAGCCTCCTACTCCCGGTGCATCAGTGGACGCTCCAGGCCACACCCAGACAGGGCCCGGGCCAGGGAAGCAAGCCATGATCATCGGCAACAAGAAACCGAGCACATCTTTTGGAAAGACCGGCCCGTTAAACACACAAGAAAGCCGAAGACGGAGCTCCAGGCAGAGCGCAGGAGTGAGCGACATGATTCGCTCGGAGAAGCGGTCAGCGGAAAAGCGCCGGCGTCGCTCCATCTGCACCTACTCATCGGAGCAGCAGGTGAACCCTTGTGGTGCGACGTCTGTTGTCGCGTGGATCAACCATCCGCACGTCTGCATCACCACTGCGAGCAGGCAGCTGAAAGACATTGTTGACGTCGAGCACCTGAATTCGATGGAGAACTTAGGACAGACTGCAAGGGGAGAGATCGGGCAGGTATGAACTAAACCGTTGTGATACTAGCTACATGCATGTTGGTGCTTTACTGCTTGTAGCTTCTCCTTGCTGCTTGATTCGTCCTGATATGCACCGTCATGAACTTGTGGAGCAGCGCGCAGGTGACGGCGCGGCGCGGTGGCCTGATGGTTTCCCGGTGCTGAATGGGTGGTTGATTAACCAGGTAAGTATGTATATACTTACTGCATTGATCTCTCCTCTCGCCGAGGCTCGTTTATTGAGAGTTTACCAGTGATGTAACCTGGTAATGAAATGGCAATGCAGGGTGTGCGTGGTGTGATAGTGATCATAGCCTGCGGGGCTGTGTTTTTCAACAACAGGTGAATaagaacgctcttatatttctttacggagggagtaactaatATCAGAAGCTGCGACCGATGAGGCATTGAGATGCAGTGCAATTTGTTTGTGTTGAGGACTTGCTGTTGCTTCATACTCCACCATGATGACTCGCAGTTCATGTCAGAAGTTGCGATGGGATGAGTGTGGAGTAAATATGTAAATCATACTGGGATGAAGATGAACTGTCAGGTTCTAGCGCGGCCTTCTGCCACCGCGTCCCTTTGGCTGTACGCCATGCTTTGGGATGTCTGCCCGGTGTTTGGACTTTGTGGTCAGGCCGGATGGTCCCGAGTCGCCTCGGTTGGTGCAAAAGACGGGGAGCTCTGAAATGAGGGAGGCTCACCACCAGACTGGACTGCTGTAGAATAATGAAGTTGTCACTGCCTGATTGTTGGTTTGGTTCCTCTCTGCTAAGAGAATGGCTTGATTGGACTCTTTCGTTAGTTGATTGTGTCGTACGTGTGCTACTGTTATTATGCTCTTATAAGTTAGTGCGATGCCGAGAGGCCCATCTCGAGCTGTTTTATTTATGTGGATTTCTTGCTTGTGTTGCTCTATGCTTCTTCAACAGAAGGATTTGGTTTGTCTCAAACAAGATAGTCAACTGATTCATTGATTCATTCATTCATGTGTTACAAGTCTTTTGTTGTTGTCTCTGGATGCAAActactaagtactccctccgtcccataatataagagcgtttttgacactagtagtTCTCTGAAGCTTGAGTTGTTTCCTGTGGGGTTCATATGATTCAGCATCACACATTTTTTTCCTTTAGTTTTCTCTGTTCAGTGTTCTTACAGTGATGTGCCAGCCCAGCCTATCTATTCCCATGTCACCAAAATTTTAAGTCCAATGCAGCATTGCTGAAACTTTCAGTACAcaaaagagagacagagagagttaCTGAAATATTTTCATTCATTCAGTTAAAACCCTGCAGTCCGGTCCGGTGTAAGTGTCATTGTGAGGGTGAATGCAGGCCTGTGATGGCAACAGCAGGAGCCAAAATTGAGCTCCTTGCTAGTGGCCACACATCCAAGCTGCTTGAATAACACCCACTAGCTTAGCTGCTGTTCCTTCTCCATGCTCTAAGATCAGAACTGGAGGGCTTCAGTGCACCGCCGAGCAGGCACTCAATGGATGCCAGGCAGCATCCGAGTCGCAGGCGAGTCATCCCTCTCTCATGATTGATTTATACTACTTTCTTGCATAAATTTATAACAAGATATCAGTTCTACTTGAAGCAACAACTGATGGTGTTCGCCTTTTGCTTTTGCTACGCAGACATTCAACCACCGGTAACCACTCCACAACTCTTGCAAGGTTGGCATTCTCTGATTTTACCGCATTTTGCTTTTTCTTCCTGCACTTTTTCATTTTCTAATATTATTGTGTGTACACAAAGCATTCCATCCTTCAAGCTATGCATGTTTTTTATGTTCAGGTTCACGACTGTTGCTTGCTGTTTGGTATTGCACAAGCTTTCTTTTACAAAAAGATTGTAAACAAAGGTGGCCCCACCGAAGTTTCCGTTTATGAGCTTTGCGTGTTCTCTACCAATTGGTTGCTCCAGTTTTTTGTGTTACTTCTTTGTTATGTCAAGGTTATGTTTATTGCTACTTTTTGAGTTAGTAGTTGCCTGCTTTAGGAAATATTACCTTGGTTAAAAAGTAAATGGAAGTTCCTTTTATGAAAAATCTGCTCATATATCATTTTCGTGCACCTTTTTGAAACAGCTGTCTGTCTTAGTGGCATAAGTTTTTTTTGGACTGCACGACTGTCGACTGCCAAACAGGGTCTAGTTAGTAGTCATGCAACTTTGACATTACATGGTTAATAAAGTGACTCTGTTGTCCAATCTTCACTAAAGCTTAAACTATTAAACTTGACAGTTGTGGAAAATTAACTTAATTTCGTCAGCCTCAATCTGGATTAATGTGATGCGCAGAGTGCTGATGGGATACTTGCTTTCTTTTAGCCTGGTCAGTAGCAAATGTTGAAGCCGGAGCACGACCTGCAGGTTTCACAGGGCAACAGTCAAGCTGCCCATTTCAGCAGTATGGATCCATCATTCTCCAAGGCTGCAGCTTCTTCACCTCTTGAGCAAACCCGAAGGAACCAGCTACCCAAGCACACAGCAGCAGCCATATGGTATGCCTATGCACCTGGCTAAGGACAGACAATTTCAACACTGTTTGGTGTCTCAAGATCACAACAATCTTCTTGTAGCAGGTGTGATACCCGGTGTGCAGAACGGACCGCAGATTCAGCAGCAGAACCATGCATCTCCGGTCGCTTGAACCCCTTCTTCGCGACCACTGCATCAGAAGCAGCAGTCTGCGCAAAGTCCACCAGATAGCTGTGCACTTGCCAATCAATCTGCCAATGCTACTGAACCAAAGCAGAAGAAACACCAGGGTCAACAGCAGCCTAGACAAAACCAACAACAGAGGAATCAAGCTAGTCAGCAGAGCTAGGCTTATGAAGAGTTAATTTAGGACCTGGAAACATGGTGACACCTCAGGCTCCTGCAACCGGCGCCTTTCCAACCAGTGCTGTTCGTAGGGCTTCTAAGAAACAAGTTCCTGACAAAAATTTGACGCAACATGGCCATGGTAATAAAGCGTCGATTTCAGCAACACCTCAGCCTGGGAATCAACATAAGCTATATACCTCGGTGCCTTGTCAGGTTGAGGTTTATGTGAAGGATCGAACAACTAACTCTGAATTCAGAGACGAAAAGTAGCGCTCAAAGAGGGCAAATTGCTGGGGTTTGAGCGACTTGCAGATGCCCATATAGAGGCCAGCCGGAGCACGGTGGCTAGGATTTCGACCCAGTACAGGAATGGATGCCTCTCAAGGCCCGGGCTCTTGGCTCTTATAGTCACTAAATCAGTAAAGCATAAAGAAGGGTACAAGCTGTAAAGGGAA
This DNA window, taken from Triticum aestivum cultivar Chinese Spring chromosome 1D, IWGSC CS RefSeq v2.1, whole genome shotgun sequence, encodes the following:
- the LOC123183401 gene encoding WW domain-binding protein 11; this translates as MAAHGKPKPKPPGAPAPPPPPPPPTAAEAKKGFMRRMFPFLLAVNAFVGAYMLVRTYYKDSPAKTADSAAATATASTPSATAESPEPPVATPAKVLPPIPEDEQRRVYKWMLEEKRKVKPRDAAEKKRLDDDKALLKQIIRADTLPVL
- the LOC123183400 gene encoding uncharacterized protein isoform X1, with the translated sequence MPGSIRISDIRPPVTAPLFLQVNVGKKEYIGDIGQDGFSLPVTSIRDSMVMTLYNADKELVSKTEVKTKLIVELGTMDVIFTLDSGGTIILQLQFLLSDEDRKRIQEMRNSVMKRKQQELLGNGDEFYFQEDSPLPKEHAEDIPGIPSKDDQLTLQKSMSLDDLKNRVFFSETSVDSDMVASKDIPLQIGGNTSMLEGPIDIDSEKGQGKPKSRSSSAVKKMISAFESSSPQGLPLVPRIRSESSLEEMPSVSSSETSTNPSRKPPTPGASVDAPGHTQTGPGPGKQAMIIGNKKPSTSFGKTGPLNTQESRRRSSRQSAGVSDMIRSEKRSAEKRRRRSICTYSSEQQVNPCGATSVVAWINHPHVCITTASRQLKDIVDVEHLNSMENLGQTARGEIGQRAGDGAARWPDGFPVLNGWLINQGVRGVIVIIACGAVFFNNR
- the LOC123183400 gene encoding uncharacterized protein isoform X2, which gives rise to MVMTLYNADKELVSKTEVKTKLIVELGTMDVIFTLDSGGTIILQLQFLLSDEDRKRIQEMRNSVMKRKQQELLGNGDEFYFQEDSPLPKEHAEDIPGIPSKDDQLTLQKSMSLDDLKNRVFFSETSVDSDMVASKDIPLQIGGNTSMLEGPIDIDSEKGQGKPKSRSSSAVKKMISAFESSSPQGLPLVPRIRSESSLEEMPSVSSSETSTNPSRKPPTPGASVDAPGHTQTGPGPGKQAMIIGNKKPSTSFGKTGPLNTQESRRRSSRQSAGVSDMIRSEKRSAEKRRRRSICTYSSEQQVNPCGATSVVAWINHPHVCITTASRQLKDIVDVEHLNSMENLGQTARGEIGQRAGDGAARWPDGFPVLNGWLINQGVRGVIVIIACGAVFFNNR